Within Quercus lobata isolate SW786 chromosome 5, ValleyOak3.0 Primary Assembly, whole genome shotgun sequence, the genomic segment ctaaaaatgaaataaattataaatattgaaAAGTCTTATTTGGCCCACActggttctattcggtccattatgTCCTCTTCCgtccaatttggtcctattcagtccattcgGTCCTATTTAGTCCATTTTGTTTACTAAAgttctattcagtccaattcGGCCCATTCGGTCTTATTCAGCCCACTTCGGTCTAATTCACTTCATTCAGTCCACATTGGCcttattcggtccacattgATCCTATTTTGTCCACTTCcatcctattcggtccattatgtccactttggtcctattcaaACCATTATGTCTACTTTGATTCTATTTGGTCATATTCGGTCCATTCTTCCATTTTGATCCACTTCAGTTCAATTCGAGCCATTCCGTCTACTTttgtcctattcggtccatttcgttcactttggttctatttggtccgTTCTGTCCACTTTAGTCCTATCTAGTCCACATTACTTCTATTCAGTCCAGTTTGTCCACTTCAGTCCAGTTTGGTCCATTTGGCCTATTCTGTTCACTTcagtcctattcagtccacCATGTTCCTAATTGGTATATTTGGTCCTATTCTCtccatttggtccaattcaaTTCATTCAGATCACTTCGGTTCATTTTTGTCCACTTCGATCAATTTTTGTGCACATGGGAAAAGACATGTTTGGGTTGAAAGCACCtaatctaaatccaaatttattataaatatatatatatatatatatatatatatctcaaagtGATAAAGGGATAGATGAAAAGTGATAGTAAGGTAAATAGTAGTGAATAAACGAAAAGATAAAAAGGAGgggaaaagtttgaaaaagtaaaacaataaattgagaaattaataagaaaaaaaattaaaaataagagagagaatgttAAAAATGGGTGGATGATATGGGTTAATAGGagcgtaataataataaatgctacgcttcaacttttagatatataatatatatagataatgtAATTGGGATAAATTCGTTATCTTGGTGTCATCCTATTGTtgtaatcttttatttatttattaattggCCCCAAGCTTGATTTAGAAACACTTTGAGCATTGATGCATGCACCATTTCACTTCCCCTTCCTCTATGTCTAAGAAGGAAATGTTAGAATTGATGTATGATCctgatttatttgtttatttttccttttgaatatTCACCAAGTGTAGGCAAAATGAATCAGTTTCTCATATGTTTTCATAATGCTGATAAATTGCACATATGGCAAGCAATAGTTACATAGACTAGAGTGACTTCTACAACAAATGGCCCAAAGAAAAAGGAGCTCTATTCAAATTTGAGAACAAGGATTCATGATTCCATTAAGCATCTTGCTCCATTGACAGTTAGAGATCAAGCATAAAGATCAAGCATGTATGAGACATAATATAGAAAGCAGAATATcttaataaaagtaaaacagaaatataatagtaatattattattattcaaatataGAAATCACATCTCATCAATGCACACCATATCAAACTCATCTGACCCTTTTGGAACCAACATCCACACCCCCACGTTGCACACCTAAATCCTCCTATGTATAAACTTCACAGAGTTTCCTCCATATATGGACCATTTCATATATAAGGCATATGGAAGAATGCTGACATGGCTCCAAGTACTTACATTGTCTACCTTCGAGATTTCAAACCCATCCAAAGCCTTACCTGaatcaaaaacataattaaactaGAGAAATAGAACTAAATAGCATACCCAACCTTGAAACAATGCAACCTAAATTAAAAGGCACCCAAAAGGGCCAAAACTAAAACCCCTCTTCTAGTATCacttcattcataaattaaGCTCTATTCCTCAATCTTCTCAACTGGGACTTCAGTGCTAGGTTCCACTGCTGCTTCAGCTGGCTTCTCTTCCTCAACTGGTTTCTCTACCTCAGCTGGGGCTGCTGCTACTTCAGTGGCTTCAACAGTCTCTTCTTTGGTCTCCTCCTCAGTAACAGGTTCTGCTTTCACTTCTTGAGTCTCTTCCTCTGGCTTCTCTGCTGCTGGCTCCTGTGTCTCAACCTTGGTTTCCTCAACCACAATATCCTTGGTCTCAACCTCTACTGGAGCTTCTACAGATTCTGGAGCAGCTGGTTGCTCTGCTGCTGGGGCTTCAGGTGCtacttc encodes:
- the LOC115991563 gene encoding major latex allergen Hev b 5-like, with translation MATVEVASAPSALPEINETTEVTKTEEIIKVEPVAAPAAPEPVTEEPKEVAPEAPAAEQPAAPESVEAPVEVETKDIVVEETKVETQEPAAEKPEEETQEVKAEPVTEEETKEETVEATEVAAAPAEVEKPVEEEKPAEAAVEPSTEVPVEKIEE